Proteins from one Bombyx mori chromosome 1, ASM3026992v2 genomic window:
- the LOC101741710 gene encoding proton-coupled amino acid transporter-like protein CG1139 produces the protein MFIYKFMGGIVETITGGDEEASYDPHLHRKIEKPTSYSETMIHLLKGSIGAGILAMPEAVRRVGIFASIAGLLLVGFFASYCLQLLIVAQYELCKRWRRGYMAYPKSMRLALQDGPHCLRWSSGLLYYFVDVVLILWQLGICVIYPVFVAENIKQVCDSYNLELGLRTHLCCILGPLIIVSMVKDLKVMTPFSSVSNVITILGLILVFFYMIEEDLSFEKEKMEVKSYADIPVFVGVTLFALEAVGVVLALEYNMENPKHFCGIFGLFNIGMMIIIALYLMVGVFGYVKYGDEIKASITLNLPQNEKKAQAAKLIFALSIFLSFPLQNFVAYNIIWRRLKKKITGKKKCPIDYALRILLVLVPWALAIAVPQLGPFISLFGALCLSLLAVVFPGLIDVCIWYPDRYGLCYYKLLRDVFIIIAGLVCLVSGSYSSMIEIVNNMK, from the exons ATGTTCATTTACAAGTTTATGGGGGGTATCGTGGAGACCATCACTGGAG GTGACGAAGAGGCATCGTATGATCCTCACCTGCATCGGAAAATTGAGAAACCTACCTC GTACTCGGAGACGATGATTCACTTGCTGAAGGGCAGCATCGGCGCCGGCATCCTGGCCATGCCCGAGGCGGTGCGTCGCGTCGGTATATTCGCCAGCATCGCAGGCCTGCTGCTAGTCGGGTTCTTCGCCTCCTACTGTCTACAGCTTCTC attgttGCCCAGTACGAGCTATGCAAGCGCTGGCGGCGCGGCTACATGGCGTACCCCAAGTCCATGCGGCTGGCCTTGCAGGACGGGCCGCATTGCCTCCGCTGGTCCTCTGGGCTGCTCTACTACTTTGTGGACGTGGTCTTGATACTGTGGCAGCTCGGGATCTGTGTTATATATCCTGTTTTCGTCGCTGAAAATATTAAGCAG GTATGTGATTCTTACAATCTGGAGCTGGGGCTACGCACCCACCTTTGCTGTATCCTGGGGCCGCTCATTATCGTGAGCATGGTAAAAGACCTCAAAGTGATGACGCCATTCTCATCTGTTTCCAACGTGATCACTATCCTGGGTCTGATATTGGTGTTTTTCTACATGATTGAAGAAGATCTATCATTCGAGAAAGAGAAGATGGAAGTCAAGAGCTATGCAGATATCCCTGTGTTTGTTGGAGTCACACTGTTCGCGCTGGAGGCTGTGGGAGTG GTTCTAGCCCTCGAGTACAACATGGAGAACCCTAAGCACTTCTGTGGAATATTCGGTTTGTTCAACATCGGTATGATGATTATTATAGCTCTGTATCTAATGGTTGGCGTCTTTGGCTACGTTAAGTATGGAGATGAAATCAAAGCTTCTATAACTCTCAATTTACCGCAGAACGAAAA GAAAGCTCAAGCAGCGAAACTAATATTCGCGTTATCAATTTTCCTTTCATTTCCGCTACAAAATTTTGTTGCATACAATATAATATGGCGAAGACTTAAGAAGAAAATTACCGGCAAAAAAAAATGCCCCATAGACTACGCTCTCAGGATCCTTCTGGTTCTTGTCCCTT GGGCCCTGGCGATCGCCGTGCCGCAGCTCGGCCCGTTCATATCCTTGTTCGGAGCGCTGTGCCTGTCGCTGCTCGCCGTCGTGTTCCCGGGCCTGATAGACGTCTGCATCTGGTACCCCGACCGCTACGGCCTCTGCTACTACAAGCTGCTGCGAGATGTTTTCATCATTATAGCTGGCCTTGTCTGTCTCGTCTCTGGTAGTTACTCCAGCATGATCGAGATTGTCAATAACATGAAGTAA
- the LOC101741565 gene encoding uncharacterized protein LOC101741565 isoform X2, with product MSLGFLSEWGAAAECRATRLWAAASTPARASPTLDCSPCRWLRSRSSPVSTLVCGYSTTFRRDGGARYITRPPPRPVRLLRAPPDSTHPITVQKRCSREGRHVAAQTLRTLIAALPLDAPPLCCPARHSALDNATPSQGTDQGEMFLTPTADISSHGTHVPTHAECAPPRTRRASVAVQASLASTENPDYLQTESSSPGGGPRDTDTRPDPTDACDDECKNATWRHGVRALRDAHMRLARRHLRLLDTLSRALDPSPRAHRTRASANKLRL from the exons atgtcgtTAGGATTCTT GAGCGAGTGGGGCGCCGCCGCCGAATGCCGAGCTACGCGGCTCTGGGCCGCAGCCTCCACTCCCGCGCGGGCTTCACCGACGCTCG ATTGCAGTCCTTGTCGCTGGCTGCGGTCCAGGTCCTCGCCTGTCAG CACCCTGGTATGTGGATACTCCACGACATTCAGGCGAGACGGGGGTGCGCGGTACATCACGCGTCCCCCCCCGCGCCCCGTGCGACTCCTGCGGGCGCCCCCAGACTCTACACATCCGATCACCGTACAG AAGCGCTGCAGCCGCGAGGGTAGGCACGTAGCGGCACAGACGCTGCGCACTCTGATAGCAGCACTCCCGCTGGACGCGCCGCCCCTGTGCTGCCCTGCGCGACACTCCGCACTCGACAACGCGACGCCTTCGCAGGGAACCGATCAGGGAGAGATGTTTTTGACGCCAACTGCTGACATCAGCTCGCACGGCACTCATGTACCGACACA tgcCGAGTGCGCGCCGCCGCGGACCCGCCGGGCCAGCGTCGCCGTCCAGGCCTCTCT AGCTTCGACTGAGAATCCAGACTATCTGCAGACGGAGTCTAGCAGCCCAGGCGGTGGCCCGCGCGATACAGACACGAGACCCGACCCCACTGACGCCT GTGATGATGAGTGCAAGAACGCAACGTGGAGGCACGGAGTCCGCGCGCTCAGGGACGCTCACATGCGCCTCGCGCGCCGCCACCTGCGCCTGCTGGACACGCTCAGCCGCGCGCTGGACCCATCGCCGCGCGCTCACAGGACCAGGGCGAGTGCCAACAAACTGCGTCtttga
- the LOC101741565 gene encoding uncharacterized protein LOC101741565 isoform X1: protein MSLGFLSEWGAAAECRATRLWAAASTPARASPTLDCSPCRWLRSRSSPVRAEAGEDRTRNQSRESSPAPHGRPGRDGSTLVCGYSTTFRRDGGARYITRPPPRPVRLLRAPPDSTHPITVQKRCSREGRHVAAQTLRTLIAALPLDAPPLCCPARHSALDNATPSQGTDQGEMFLTPTADISSHGTHVPTHAECAPPRTRRASVAVQASLASTENPDYLQTESSSPGGGPRDTDTRPDPTDACDDECKNATWRHGVRALRDAHMRLARRHLRLLDTLSRALDPSPRAHRTRASANKLRL from the exons atgtcgtTAGGATTCTT GAGCGAGTGGGGCGCCGCCGCCGAATGCCGAGCTACGCGGCTCTGGGCCGCAGCCTCCACTCCCGCGCGGGCTTCACCGACGCTCG ATTGCAGTCCTTGTCGCTGGCTGCGGTCCAGGTCCTCGCCTGTCAG AGCTGAAGCTGGCGAAGACCGAACACGTAACCAGAGTCGCGAGAGTAGTCCAGCCCCGCACGGCAGGCCGGGCAGGGACGGCAG CACCCTGGTATGTGGATACTCCACGACATTCAGGCGAGACGGGGGTGCGCGGTACATCACGCGTCCCCCCCCGCGCCCCGTGCGACTCCTGCGGGCGCCCCCAGACTCTACACATCCGATCACCGTACAG AAGCGCTGCAGCCGCGAGGGTAGGCACGTAGCGGCACAGACGCTGCGCACTCTGATAGCAGCACTCCCGCTGGACGCGCCGCCCCTGTGCTGCCCTGCGCGACACTCCGCACTCGACAACGCGACGCCTTCGCAGGGAACCGATCAGGGAGAGATGTTTTTGACGCCAACTGCTGACATCAGCTCGCACGGCACTCATGTACCGACACA tgcCGAGTGCGCGCCGCCGCGGACCCGCCGGGCCAGCGTCGCCGTCCAGGCCTCTCT AGCTTCGACTGAGAATCCAGACTATCTGCAGACGGAGTCTAGCAGCCCAGGCGGTGGCCCGCGCGATACAGACACGAGACCCGACCCCACTGACGCCT GTGATGATGAGTGCAAGAACGCAACGTGGAGGCACGGAGTCCGCGCGCTCAGGGACGCTCACATGCGCCTCGCGCGCCGCCACCTGCGCCTGCTGGACACGCTCAGCCGCGCGCTGGACCCATCGCCGCGCGCTCACAGGACCAGGGCGAGTGCCAACAAACTGCGTCtttga